The proteins below are encoded in one region of Chryseobacterium wanjuense:
- a CDS encoding LytR/AlgR family response regulator transcription factor, producing MITNIRCMIIDDDELDRLVLLHHLKQYDNIEVVASFDSAEKAIPYLDLPIDLLVAETKLKGMNGLEFRKLAHKIPACIFISSHPEMAINTFEIDTLDFIPKPLKTERFHISMQKLFDFFEMKEKCECFDALLGENCIKIKEGSNIYQVKITDILYLEALKDYTRIVTPEKKHCILDSIGNILHKSYFDSFVRIHRSFAVPRHLIRSKNNHEVELVHQIKLPIGRAYKENLSFFTPHG from the coding sequence ATGATTACCAATATAAGATGTATGATTATTGATGATGATGAGCTGGACAGGCTGGTTCTTCTTCATCATCTTAAGCAATATGACAATATAGAAGTCGTTGCGTCTTTTGACTCAGCGGAAAAAGCCATCCCTTATCTTGACCTTCCCATTGATCTTCTGGTCGCCGAAACGAAACTCAAAGGCATGAATGGATTGGAGTTCAGGAAATTAGCCCACAAAATTCCCGCCTGTATTTTTATAAGCTCCCACCCGGAAATGGCAATTAATACTTTTGAAATTGACACTTTAGACTTCATTCCAAAGCCATTAAAAACAGAACGTTTCCATATTTCTATGCAAAAGCTTTTTGATTTTTTTGAAATGAAAGAAAAATGCGAGTGTTTTGATGCTTTACTTGGTGAAAATTGTATTAAAATAAAAGAAGGAAGCAATATTTATCAGGTGAAGATCACAGATATCCTTTATCTTGAAGCTTTAAAAGATTACACAAGAATCGTTACTCCCGAAAAAAAACACTGTATTCTGGATTCTATCGGAAATATTTTACATAAAAGCTATTTTGATTCTTTCGTGAGAATCCACAGAAGTTTTGCCGTTCCCAGACATCTGATCCGCAGTAAAAACAATCATGAAGTAGAGCTCGTACATCAGATAAAATTACCGATCGGAAGAGCCTATAAAGAGAATTTGTCCTTTTTTACCCCTCACGGCTAA
- a CDS encoding T9SS type A sorting domain-containing protein: protein MKRTSIQCFFLILLTVPIILLKAQSAVLATGANATGSNGSVSYSVGLPAYIVKGSNNEIMEGLQHAYEIITLATNETSTTEEGILLYPNPFKDFLYLDFTTNNFKGSEYQLFDAQGKLIKRDKITQSKSEFNFSSLPSAMYIIRIIQNGENLKTFKIIKK, encoded by the coding sequence ATGAAAAGAACATCTATTCAATGCTTCTTTCTCATTTTGCTCACCGTCCCCATTATTCTGCTGAAAGCACAATCAGCAGTTTTGGCAACAGGAGCAAATGCTACAGGAAGCAACGGCTCGGTTTCTTACAGTGTAGGACTGCCTGCCTACATCGTTAAGGGGAGCAACAACGAGATTATGGAAGGCCTGCAACACGCCTACGAAATCATAACACTGGCTACCAATGAAACCTCAACAACTGAAGAAGGCATTTTACTTTATCCTAATCCTTTCAAAGATTTTTTGTATCTCGATTTTACCACAAATAATTTTAAAGGTTCGGAGTATCAGCTTTTCGATGCTCAGGGAAAACTTATCAAAAGGGACAAAATCACCCAATCGAAGTCTGAATTCAATTTTTCTTCTCTTCCATCCGCCATGTATATCATCAGGATTATCCAAAACGGAGAAAATTTAAAAACATTTAAAATCATTAAAAAATAA